In Leguminivora glycinivorella isolate SPB_JAAS2020 chromosome 11, LegGlyc_1.1, whole genome shotgun sequence, a single window of DNA contains:
- the LOC125231281 gene encoding carboxypeptidase B-like isoform X1, which translates to MATNNLKGNSSVRQCSPVPMRQCSPVRKKPSIEYSDAEISIATTKSFSADNGTQTHNKPSMPQTNSAPIPYPKNTRHLIPRPKVKRKKVKYMDWRRYHKLSVIYAFIDDLERDYPAICTVYVIGKSIEGRDIKMLKISNSDASNSSVWVDGAIHPREWITAAVVTFIAENIVKAFNSLSTSMTNKDWHIVPVLNPDGYEYSHTKDRMWRKNRASYDGNCVGVDLNRNFSFGWGHNGEEGSSEEPENIFYRGPTPFSEPETAAVRDYILGSPNQFKVFLSFHSYFEMIIFPWGFKKDPCPDYLNQMEAGMRMAKAIYDYSGITYKVGCTKDLTYYACGTSVDWSYGIANIPYSFMIELRSRKYKFRLPRDQIFDTCMESWCAIKSLMDYVDNPSYPLHKYTQRKSTK; encoded by the exons ATGGCCACAAATAATTTAAAAGGAAATTCAAGTGTGCGACAGTGTTCCCCTGTTCCTATGCGCCAGTGTTCCCCTGTTCGAAAAAAGCCAAGTATAGAATACAGTGACGCAGAGATATCTATCGCAACTACCAAGAGCTTTTCTGCTGATAATGGCACACAGACACATAACAAGCCATCAATGCCACAAA CTAACAGCGCTCCGATTCCTTATCCAAAGAACACGAGGCATCTGATTCCTCGCCCTAAAGTCAAACGGAAAAAAG TTAAATATATGGATTGGAGAAGATATCACAAATTAAGCGTCATTTATGCGTTCATTGATGATTTAGAAAGAGATTATCCAGCAATATGCACTGTATATGTTATTGGGAAATCAATTGAAGGAAGAGATATTAAG ATGTTGAAGATATCAAACAGCGATGCAAGTAACTCCTCCGTGTGGGTGGACGGTGCGATTCATCCCCGCGAATGGATAACCGCCGCTGTGGTCACGTTTATAgcagaaaatattgttaaagcCTTCAATAGTCTCTCCACATCCATGACTAATAAGGACTG GCACATTGTTCCTGTCTTAAATCCTGACGGCTATGAATACTCACACACAAAAGATCGCATGTGGAGGAAAAACAGAGCTAGTTATGACGGAAATTGTGTAGGCGTTGATCTGAATAGGAACTTCAG TTTCGGTTGGGGTCACAATGGAGAAGAAGGCTCATCTGAAGAACCAGAGAATATATTCTACAGAGGGCCAACGCCATTTTCGGAACCAGAAACTGCAGCTGTCAGg GATTACATCCTTGGATCACCAAATCAATTTAAAGTATTCCTGTCATTCCATAGCTATTTCGAGATGATAATATTCCCCTGGGGTTTCAAAAAGGATCCTTGCCCAGACTACTTAAACCAAATGGAAGCAGGAATGCGGATGGCGaaa gcAATCTACGACTACAGTGGGATAACATATAAAGTCGGTTGCACCAAGGACTTGACGTACTATGCTTGTGGGACGTCGGTAGACTGGAGTTACGGGATCGCCAACATCCCTTACTCTTTCATGATAGAGCTCAGAAGCAGAAAGTACAAGTTCCGACTGCCGAGAGACCAAATATTTGACACTTGCATGGAGAGTTGGTGCGCAATCAAAAGCTTGATGGACTACGTTGATAATCCTTCATATCCATTGCACAAGTATACACAAAGGAAAAGCACGAAATGA
- the LOC125231281 gene encoding carboxypeptidase B-like isoform X2 produces the protein MATNNLKGNSSVRQCSPVPMRQCSPVRKKPSIEYSDAEISIATTKSFSADNGTQTHNKPSMPQTNSAPIPYPKNTRHLIPRPKVKRKKVKYMDWRRYHKLSVIYAFIDDLERDYPAICTVYVIGKSIEGRDIKMLKISNSDASNSSVWVDGAIHPREWITAAVVTFIAENIVKAFNSLSTSMTNKDWHIVPVLNPDGYEYSHTKDRMWRKNRASYDGNCVGVDLNRNFSFGWGHNGEEGSSEEPENIFYRGPTPFSEPETAAVRDYILGSPNQFKVFLSFHSYFEMIIFPWGFKKDPCPDYLNQMEAGMRMAKVGNLRLQWDNI, from the exons ATGGCCACAAATAATTTAAAAGGAAATTCAAGTGTGCGACAGTGTTCCCCTGTTCCTATGCGCCAGTGTTCCCCTGTTCGAAAAAAGCCAAGTATAGAATACAGTGACGCAGAGATATCTATCGCAACTACCAAGAGCTTTTCTGCTGATAATGGCACACAGACACATAACAAGCCATCAATGCCACAAA CTAACAGCGCTCCGATTCCTTATCCAAAGAACACGAGGCATCTGATTCCTCGCCCTAAAGTCAAACGGAAAAAAG TTAAATATATGGATTGGAGAAGATATCACAAATTAAGCGTCATTTATGCGTTCATTGATGATTTAGAAAGAGATTATCCAGCAATATGCACTGTATATGTTATTGGGAAATCAATTGAAGGAAGAGATATTAAG ATGTTGAAGATATCAAACAGCGATGCAAGTAACTCCTCCGTGTGGGTGGACGGTGCGATTCATCCCCGCGAATGGATAACCGCCGCTGTGGTCACGTTTATAgcagaaaatattgttaaagcCTTCAATAGTCTCTCCACATCCATGACTAATAAGGACTG GCACATTGTTCCTGTCTTAAATCCTGACGGCTATGAATACTCACACACAAAAGATCGCATGTGGAGGAAAAACAGAGCTAGTTATGACGGAAATTGTGTAGGCGTTGATCTGAATAGGAACTTCAG TTTCGGTTGGGGTCACAATGGAGAAGAAGGCTCATCTGAAGAACCAGAGAATATATTCTACAGAGGGCCAACGCCATTTTCGGAACCAGAAACTGCAGCTGTCAGg GATTACATCCTTGGATCACCAAATCAATTTAAAGTATTCCTGTCATTCCATAGCTATTTCGAGATGATAATATTCCCCTGGGGTTTCAAAAAGGATCCTTGCCCAGACTACTTAAACCAAATGGAAGCAGGAATGCGGATGGCGaaagtag gcAATCTACGACTACAGTGGGATAACATATAA
- the LOC125231361 gene encoding carboxypeptidase B-like: protein MPLHIRFTAYEVRKTHWLSFERLEPEPVTSELKAVSSYLAKRFGIYQIWDVKTVKDGQRTFLKNLENKGAINIIRENEDSMELMVDGNRKVQLGKLLQSRSITYVVSSDRSPPPYYPATPKTNSRLSSPKTRPISPYSRLSYDSNSFNKRVLDWRDYYPLHFINDFMTSLEKQYPSTCTVLSLGKTVEGRDIKVLKVSNSDAGNTGVWMDGAIHAREWISASVVTYIANHVARHFTKSSKHITNKDWYFAPVLNPDGYEYSHSTDRMWRKNRSRLGNKIVGVDLNRNFGNTWTFQSSACDPSHQNYPGQQPFSEPECAAVKDLILYSGIRFKIFLTFHAYSELISFPWCFTNVPCPDYVTLLEGATVITKAMYDTTGRMYKVGNFRDLMYHAEGTSIDWSYGVANIPYSYLVELRSKEHKFLLPKDQILDCCKESLSGVLALVEFVDKKKL, encoded by the exons TGGCCAAAAGATTCGGAATATACCAAATATGGGACGTAAAAActgtgaaagatggacaaagaACGTTTTTAAAAAACTTAGAAAACAAAGGTG CCATAAACATTATCCGGGAGAATGAGGACAGTATGGAGCTGATGGTAGACGGAAACCGCAAGGTGCAGCTGGGCAAGCTTCTGCAGTCGAGGAGCATCACATACGTAGTGTCTTCAGACCGATCACCGCCGCCATATTATCCTGCGACTCCGAAAACGAACTCTCGACTCAGCAGCCCAAAGACAAGACCTATATCACCTTACAGCAGACTGTCATATGATTCAAACAGTTTTAACA AACGTGTTCTGGACTGGAGAGATTATTACCCGCTGCATTTCATCAACGATTTCATGACAAGTTTGGAAAAGCAATATCCGTCGACATGCACTGTTCTATCATTGGGTAAAACTGTGGAAGGAAGAGACATAAAG GTGCTAAAAGTATCAAACAGTGATGCCGGCAACACAGGAGTATGGATGGATGGGGCAATACATGCGCGTGAGTGGATCAGCGCGTCCGTCGTCACCTACATCGCCAACCATGTCGCCAGGCATTTCACTAAGAGCTCAAAACACATCACCAATAAGGACTG GTATTTCGCCCCTGTTCTGAATCCAGATGGCTACGAATACTCACATTCAACTGATCGCATGTGGCGTAAAAATCGAAGTCGCTTAGGAAACAAGATCGTTGGAGTCGATCTCAATAGAAATTTTGG AAATACATGGACTTTCCAATCATCAGCTTGTGATCCAAGCCACCAAAATTATCCAGGTCAGCAGCCGTTTTCAGAACCAGAATGTGCTGCTGTCAAG GACCTGATACTGTATTCTGGTATACGCTTCAAGATATTCCTCACTTTCCACGCTTATAGTGAGCTTATATCATTTCCCTGGTGCTTCACAAATGTACCTTGTCCCGACTATGTGACCTTGCTTGAAGGAGCCACCGTCATCACAAAG GCTATGTATGATACCACCGGCCGCATGTACAAAGTAGGAAACTTCAGAGATCTTATGTACCACGCTGAAGGCACGAGTATTGATTGGAGTTACGGAGTAGCAAACATACCTTATTCATACCTAGTTGAATTGAGGAGTAAAGAACACAAGTTTTTGCTACCCAAGGATCAAATACTCGACTGTTGTAAAGAATCATTAAGTGGTGTATTAGCTTTAGTCGAATTTGTCGACAAAAAGAAGCTCTGA